The sequence ATAACGCTCATCATGAATGCCAGGACAGAGCCCAAAGCAGCCCCTTTGCCCAGCAGGGCCTCAACAACTGGGATCACTCCGGCGGCATTGGAATACATGGGCACACCGATCAAAACTGACGCCGGCACAGACCACCAGGAGCCTTTGCCCATGATGGACGCCATCATACCTTCCGGGACAAACCCGTGTATGCCGGCTCTTACGGCAATACCCAGTATGACATAGATCCAGACCCGGCCAATAATCTCCTTTACGGCAGATATGGCAATGAAAAGACCGGTCCCCAGGTAGATGGCGGCGACTTTCCAACCCAGGAGCCCGTATAAAAGACCCAGGGCGATTTCATTGACCATGGGCGCTGAGATCAAAAATGAAAAGGTGACGCCCAAAGGAACGCCTGCAGTCACAAATCCGATGAAAAGCGGCACAGCGGAACAGGAGCAAAAAGGGGTGACAATCCCAAGAAGTGCTGCAAAAATATTGCCTGCAAATTCACTTTTCCCGGAAAGAAAGGCTCGGTTTTTTTCCGGACTGTACCGGTCTGGGTTGTATTTGAACTCATATCCACCTCTTTTCTCTATATGGGCATATAACGATACATATGTTTAAATTTTTTTAATTTTACTCTTTGCCGACAATATCGTGCCGGTCAATTCCCGGAAGAATCTGATTCAATTCTTTAATTTCACGCTCATTCTCCAGCCAGTGCTTCAGGTTTCCAATCATGTTGGCGGCAAATGGTGAACTGCTGCCGTCAGCCAAAGAATAGTTTACCCACAATCCATCTTTAAACCCTATGACCAGGTCTGCGTCCTCCAAAAGCTTCAAATGTTTGCTTGCCGTGGACTGGGCGATACCCAGAGCCTCCTTTATTTCACAGACACACATCGGACGGTGTTGAAGCATTTTCATCATTTTCACCCGGTTGGGATCAGATAATGCTTTCATAACTTTGATGAATGTTTTCATAATGATCTTCTCCTACATCCCAAATCATTCTCGTATAAATCGCTAAAAAGGAATATATGAATATATACAACGACTGTCAAGAAAAGAATTAAAGACTCCAAAAAAATTACTGAATTTCCAATTCTTTGAAAAGGATTTTAATTAAACCCACGCTAATTTATAATAAAAGGATCGTCCGTCTTTTACAAAAACTGTCCGGTCGAAGCCTTCCTACAGGTATCTGCAGGCCGGAGCAGGCTCCTGCCTGACAGGCGTCACAAGTCATTGAAAACTTCCGGCATTTAAGATATAAGACCTTCATTTGTTAGATGCTTGTTAGGATTTAGTTAGCCAAGTATACACCTGATTTAAAAGGCGTAACAAAGTGGATATCTTAGAAATTCTGATCGAAACCCTGGGAGGATTAGGTCTTTTTATCCTGGGAATGAAGACCATGACAGAGGGCCTTCAGGCCACAGCCGGCCAGAAGATCCGGCGGATTCTCGAAGCCATCTCCTCAAATCGTATCATGGGATGTTTAACCGGGGCCGGGGTAACGGCTATGGTTCAGTCATCGTCGGCTACCACGGTGATGCTTATCGGGTTTGTAAGTGCCGGTATCATGTCCATCGAACAGGCTATCGGGGTGGTTATCGGTGCGAATGTCGGTACGACCATTACGGGGCAGATGATCGCCTTTAAGCTCACAAAGGCGGCCCTTCCGGCCGTGGCCCTCGGGGTGGGACTGAAATATTTTTCCAAAAAACGGACCTACCGCTATATCGGAGACATCATCCTTGGCTTCGGTATCCTGTTTTACGGCATGGCCGTAATGAAACAAGGGCTGACCCCCATCAAGTCAGATCCCCAGTTCATCTCTTTTTTTACCACCTTTTCCACGGAAACCCTGGGCGGCATTCTGCTCTGTGTCTCAATGGGAACCATCTTAACTGTTATGGTGCAGTCTTCCTCGGCTACGGTGGGCCTGACCATGGCCCTGGCAACTTCGGGACTGCTGACCTTCCCCACGGCAATGGCACTGGTGCTGGGAGAAAATATCGGAACCACCGTCACAGCCCAATTGGCCACCCTTGGCTCCAAAAATCCGGACGCCCACAGAACGGCCAATGCCCACACGATTTTCAATGTGGTGGGTGTGGGCATCATCCTCCTGATCTTCCCTTTTTTTATAACAGCGGTTGAAACCGTCACCCTGAAATTGGGGGCCGGTCCGGTGGACATGGTGGTCAACAGCGAATATATCAACTGCCCCCGGTACATTGCCAACGGCCATACCATCTTTAACGTCATCAATGCCCTTGTATTTTTACTATTGCTCCCCAGACTGGTTCAGCTAACCATGCTGATCTCCCCCAGGCCACAGAAATCCCGGGAGCGGTACCAGCTCCCCAAGTTTGATACCAGCTTCATTGACTCCCCCATCGCCGCCCTGGCCCAGGTCAAGGGGGAGATTATCAACAATGCCCAATTCGTCTTGATGTCCCTGAAAAAGACCGCCTCCTGCATAAAAAAAAGGGATGATGATATCCTCGGAGAACGAGAGGTGGTGGAGGAGTACCTGGACGAAACCCAGAAGGTCATCATCAAATATTTAACCACCATCTACCAGGGGGATGTCAATGAGCCCGAAGCCAAAGAGATATCGGAGATGATGCGGATCACAAATAATATTGAACGGATAGGGGACTCCATGGAAAATGTCTCCAAGATCATCGAACGAATCTATAACAATGAAATCGGGTTCAGCGACCAGGCAAAGTCAAATCTGGCCAAGATTGCGGACAAGGCTGTGGCGTTTCTCCAATTGGTGGTGGATCAGATGCAGGACAAAACCGAAGATTTTTATGATAAGGCCTTAAACATGGAGGACAACATCGACCAGATGCGTGAAGAGATGCGTTCCCAGCATATTCAACGCCTCCGGGCCGGCGAGTGTTCCGTGGATGCCGGGGTGCTCTTCATCGCCCTGGTGTCCAACTTTGAAAGAATGGGAGATTATTGTTACAACATTGCCACCGGGGTGAACCGGATCATCTAAGCCTGATCCGGACAACTTTGTTTCTTCCTGACAAACGCATCATACTTCCAAATGGGCCAAAAGCTGTTTCAGCAGAGGAGGATGCTCCCCCGCCCCAGCACAGGCCTTGATCAATTTCATACTAAAATTTTTGGCTCATGTTGCGTATCAGGGGCTTGAAATGTTAGATGGTGAACTTTTTGACCCAATTCACCATAGGGGCCCAACGGATGCAAGTAAACATAAAGACTCTGATTGATGATACGCAATGTTACAACACTGTTCGGGAGTTGCGCTGGCCGGAAGGACGTCAATGTCCGTATTGTGATTCCAAACGAATAATCAAAAGGGGTTTTGATGAAAAAGAACCTGCCAGACAACGTTATGAATGTAAAAATTGCGGCAAACGGTTTGATGACCTTACAGGCACCATCTTCGCTGGACATCACCAACCCCTCAAGGTATGGATATTGTGTCTGTATTTCATGGGGTTGAACTTGTCCAACAAGCAAATTGCCAAAGAACTGGACCTGGACCGCACTGATGTTCAAAGGATGACCACCCAACTTCGTGAAGGCGTGATAAAAAAAAGCCTCAAGTAACCCTTGGAGACGAAGTTGAATGTGATGAGGTCTACATTGTAGCAGGGCATAAAGGCAATCCCGAAGCAGTAGCCCGAAAAGGCAGGGAAGGCCGTCGAAATCGTTTACGAGGTGCTCGTGGGCGGGGTACATTGGAAAAAGAGAAACCACCTGTATTCGGTATGATTCAGCGATGCGGTCTGGTAGTGATTCAAATGCTTGCTAATGTTCGCAGGGTAACTATTGAGCCCTTGGTAAAGTCGACCGTTTTGCCGGGGACTTTGATTTACACTGATGAATATGCGATCTACAATCGATTAACCGAGTGGGGGTACAAGCATAAGAGCGTGAATCACGGGGCTGGAGAATACGCCAGAGACGAGGATGGCGATGGTTTCCATGAAGTCCATGTCAATACCATGGAAGGCTTCTGGTCCTTGCTACGTGGTTGGTTGCGTCCTCATCGAGGCATCTCACAAGAGAAGCTCCCGTTCTATCTCGGTTTTTTCGAGTTCGTTCATAACGTCGGCAAACGGGGAAAGGCCCTGCTCCATTCGCTTGTCGAACTTTTGGTCAAATAAGACCTTGAAACGCAACATGAGCCAAATTTTTAAAAAAGAGACCAAGACCTGTGTGAAGCCTTCGGGATTTATGGCGCGGTGCCGTATCCCATGGGAAGCTGTTTGAACCGGCCGCCGTGTATAATGGGATCTCCTTT is a genomic window of uncultured Desulfobacter sp. containing:
- a CDS encoding permease, producing the protein MEKRGGYEFKYNPDRYSPEKNRAFLSGKSEFAGNIFAALLGIVTPFCSCSAVPLFIGFVTAGVPLGVTFSFLISAPMVNEIALGLLYGLLGWKVAAIYLGTGLFIAISAVKEIIGRVWIYVILGIAVRAGIHGFVPEGMMASIMGKGSWWSVPASVLIGVPMYSNAAGVIPVVEALLGKGAALGSVLAFMMSVIALSLPEMVILRKVLKPRLIGVFVGVVACGILIVGYLFNTIL
- a CDS encoding metalloregulator ArsR/SmtB family transcription factor, which translates into the protein MKTFIKVMKALSDPNRVKMMKMLQHRPMCVCEIKEALGIAQSTASKHLKLLEDADLVIGFKDGLWVNYSLADGSSSPFAANMIGNLKHWLENEREIKELNQILPGIDRHDIVGKE
- a CDS encoding Na/Pi cotransporter family protein, which translates into the protein MDILEILIETLGGLGLFILGMKTMTEGLQATAGQKIRRILEAISSNRIMGCLTGAGVTAMVQSSSATTVMLIGFVSAGIMSIEQAIGVVIGANVGTTITGQMIAFKLTKAALPAVALGVGLKYFSKKRTYRYIGDIILGFGILFYGMAVMKQGLTPIKSDPQFISFFTTFSTETLGGILLCVSMGTILTVMVQSSSATVGLTMALATSGLLTFPTAMALVLGENIGTTVTAQLATLGSKNPDAHRTANAHTIFNVVGVGIILLIFPFFITAVETVTLKLGAGPVDMVVNSEYINCPRYIANGHTIFNVINALVFLLLLPRLVQLTMLISPRPQKSRERYQLPKFDTSFIDSPIAALAQVKGEIINNAQFVLMSLKKTASCIKKRDDDILGEREVVEEYLDETQKVIIKYLTTIYQGDVNEPEAKEISEMMRITNNIERIGDSMENVSKIIERIYNNEIGFSDQAKSNLAKIADKAVAFLQLVVDQMQDKTEDFYDKALNMEDNIDQMREEMRSQHIQRLRAGECSVDAGVLFIALVSNFERMGDYCYNIATGVNRII
- a CDS encoding transposase — its product is MQVNIKTLIDDTQCYNTVRELRWPEGRQCPYCDSKRIIKRGFDEKEPARQRYECKNCGKRFDDLTGTIFAGHHQPLKVWILCLYFMGLNLSNKQIAKELDLDRTDVQRMTTQLREGVIKKSLK
- a CDS encoding IS1595 family transposase, with amino-acid sequence MVAGHKGNPEAVARKGREGRRNRLRGARGRGTLEKEKPPVFGMIQRCGLVVIQMLANVRRVTIEPLVKSTVLPGTLIYTDEYAIYNRLTEWGYKHKSVNHGAGEYARDEDGDGFHEVHVNTMEGFWSLLRGWLRPHRGISQEKLPFYLGFFEFVHNVGKRGKALLHSLVELLVK